A genomic stretch from Aedes albopictus strain Foshan chromosome 2, AalbF5, whole genome shotgun sequence includes:
- the LOC115259268 gene encoding carboxypeptidase N subunit 2-like, which translates to MLSGNFLEALPFGLFNNLKELSEIYLQGNEIKHINEKIFNGLASLRIVNLNGNCLHDVPLDLFKSQLNTIDLDFSQNKLSSIPSRLLPKMGNDIKLQNNLIDIVRSNTFREATNISTIMLYGNKVFELEDDSFDGLVNLSELYLDYNQLNEIPTTLFKANPKLVHVTLSHNSLNTIRSNSFAGLFQLNSVELSYNKIAHIEEGAFYGSAITFLNLENNFPHRNISFKLSFIS; encoded by the coding sequence ATGTTATCAGGGAACTTTCTAGAGGCACTTCCTTTCGGATTGTTCAATAACTTGAAGGAGCTGAGTGAGATATATTTACAAGGCAACGAGATAAAGCACATAAATGAGAAAATATTTAACGGGTTGGCGAGCCTACGAATAGTGAACTTGAATGGTAATTGCTTACATGACGTTCCGTTGGATTTGTTCAAAAGTCAACTGAATACTATTGATCTAGACTTCAGCCAAAACAAATTGAGTTCAATACCTTCGAGACTCCTGCCTAAAATGGGCAATGATATAAAATTGCAAAACAACCTTATTGATATTGTGCGGTCAAACACATTTAGAGAAGCAACGAACATTTCAACGATAATGCTATACGGCAATAAAGTATTTGAGTTGGAAGATGATTCATTCGATGGTCTGGTCAATCTTTCAGAATTGTATCTTGACTACAACCAGCTCAATGAAATTCCAACGACATTGTTCAAAGCAAATCCTAAACTAGTTCATGTTACCTTATCCCATAATTCTTTGAACACTATACGGAGTAACTCTTTTGCAGGACTATTTCAACTCAACTCGGTTGAACTATCGTACAACAAGATAGCTCATATCGAAGAAGGTGCATTTTACGGATCAGCAATAACGTTTTTAAATCTTGAAAACAACTTCCCGCATAGAAATATATCGTTCAAGCTATCGTTCATATCATAA